Below is a genomic region from Granulicella sp. L56.
TCCCAACGCAAGCAGCGCGAAGACGTCGGCTTCGCCCAGCGGAGGCTCTGACCTGTATGTTGGCTTGAGGTTGGTCATAGTTCCGTGCAGGCCGACTGTGATGTCGTAGTTTTCAACCTGTGCGGTAGCGTCGAGGTCGATGATGGGATCGATGCGCACCGGGTTCGTGAAGTAGATATCGCCGCGTTGCAATTGATACTTCGTGCCGGCAAAGGTTGCGCTGCCATCGGTGATCTGAATACGGCCCAGAACGGAGGGCGTCGCTACCGTTCCGCGAATCGTCAGGTCCACGGTTCCGGCGAGTTTGGCATACGAGTTCTGAAAATCGAGTTGAGGCGAACTGGTGATTCGCACGTCGAGGCGAATCTTGTTGGAGAGAGCATTAGGATCGGGCGGCGCACTGATTCCGCCAGTCGAAGAGAATGCCGCCAAATCGATATCGGCCCCGATGCCGAACCTGGTGAGCAGCACTGTACCAGTTAACTGTGCGCTGTCTGAAGAACCTTGCAGTCTCAATTTCGTGGTCGCCGTCGCGCTTAAGCCATAGAGCCGTACTCGGACGACATCGCCGGTCGCGGTGAGATCGGCGAAGAGGCCGTTGCGGTAACGGATGTAGCCACCAATCTTCAACTGGCCGCCGCCAGTGGTTGCCGTCAGGCTCTGCACCTGCAATCGGTCTTCATTGAAGACGAGCGTGCCATTCATTTTGTTGAGGCCATTCGGGATTCCGTCCATGGCCACGTTCACATCGTCGAACTGCACCTTGCCGGTAAGCGAAGGATTCTTTACCTGCCCGCCCGCCGCAACGGTGAATTCGACCTTGCCGCTGGTGATCAGGTCAGGACGGAAGGTATGCAGCAGCGCCATGCTGATGTTTCCGCTTCCCTTTACGTTCAGTTTGCCGCCCTTCGGATCGGTCGAGCCAAATAGCTGGGCCGTTCCGCTGAGCTGGAGATTCGTATCCTGTCCGGTGATGTGAATCTGTTCCAATGTAGCGGTGCCATCTCGCAGACTGGCCTTCAAGGGTTCTGCCGCCTTCAGCTCAACTCCCTGCAGCTTCACGTCAACGGGATTGAACTCAGCGGTTCCGCTGAGTTCTTTCGGCGTTTTAAGCGGCCCGTTCACCGTGACGATACCGTTGATGGCCGACTGCGCCTTCACCGCACTGGAGCCAAACATCGCCAATGGCTTGCCGATGTCGAGACCGGTGAGCGTCAATTTTGCCTGGGTCTGATAGTCACCGGACAACTGTACCTGGCCGGTTGCATCCAGCTTCGCGCCTACCATCGTGGAGTTCGCCGTAAGATACATTGTCTGGCCCTGAGTGTGGGCTTCAGCAACGGCATCGCCCATCGGTTGCCCCTGGACGATGATGCCGTCAAGCTTCACATTGGCCTTCAGCCCCGGCTCCTTCAAGGTTCCATTCGCATCTGCGACGACACTCAGCGTAGCGTCGACATCGTGGCTTGCCTGCCGCACCGTATCAAACTTCGACAGCAGGAGATTCTGTCCTTCAATGTGGCCGTGCAGATGTTCCGTGCCCATGTCGTAGCCGCCGTTGCCGGCAACCTGCATTCCATGAAGCTTCAACTGAACATCAGTCACTTCCACATCCTGTCCATGTGCGGTCAGATCAGCTACCGCGGAATCGTACGGCTCCCCATAGGCGACGCCCTTCGTTAGGGAGAGATGTCCGCTGCCATTCAGGTCCTTCAATGTTCCCAATACATGCGCTTCTGCCGCAACGGTTCCCGTCACTGGAACATTTTGCTGCTGCCCCATAATCTGAAGCAGGTCCGCCATCTGCGCATCGGCCAATTGCAGCTTCGCATTGATAGACATACCCTCGTCCCACTCGTAGGTGATGGCGCCGCGATGGGAGACTGCCTTCCTTGGCTCCAGATCGCCCGACACATTCAACACAGCGGTTCCGCGCTTGAGGGTGGAGTTCGCCACCAGTATCCCCGAGTTGGGCGAATACTCGGCATCGGTGACCAGCGAATCGATCAGCGCATCGGTTGTGCCGATCTTCGCCTCAATATTCTCAGCTTGCAGATGGCCCTTCACATCAAGGTCGCGAATCGCACCGCGCGCTGTTCCATTGAACTGAAGCGCACCGTGCAGGACGACAGGAATAGCGGCTGCGCCCTTCTTCCCATCGCCCTCCAGCCCCAGCGTCAGCAGCAGCTGGTTATACTCGTCGAGATCGCGCACGGTCATGTCTACGCGCAATGCCGTCAACGGATCGCCTTCATTGACCCCAAGTACGCCACTCCCATCGATGTTCGATTGCGGCGTCTGTATCGTCACACTCTGAATCTGAACCGTCTCGTTGCTTCCTGAATAGTGTGCCTGCGCCTGTCCGGTTACAGGAACATCGGAGAGCGCACCTCTACGATGAATGCCGGTCGGCGAAAATTTCAGAGTGCCATCCGCTACAAACGTGTCGGCAATATCTTTTGCCGGACCGCCCCATTCCATCTTGACAGGGCCGCTCACCGCTGTATCGAAACCCAGATCGCCGTAGTTCTCCGGCGCCGTAATATCCAAGATGGTTCGCAGCGGAATCCTATTGACGGTCGCAGTCAGATAGGCATGGGCACTGACTACTGGCGGCACCGTCATTCTTCCTGTAATGGGAGCCTTCGCACCAATCGCCTTCGCCGTCGTGTTCGCTGTGGTGACAGCAGCCTTCATCGTCGGCGAAACAGCGGGCGCATCCGCGGGAACTTCGCCCAGCCAGTTGGAGATACGCAGCTCTCCCGACGCGCTTCCGCCGCCAGGCAGGTATCCCGTCAGCGCAGTCAGCAATAACTCTGTCGGCGTAATGTGCAACTGCGAGCTACCGTCGACATCGTGCAGGCGGACAAACTCATCGCGATAGGCTGCCTTATGGATCCTGGCGGAGCCCACCAGCAGATATCCAGCCGCGCAATCAGGATCTGGCGGCAGAACTTTGGTGCTCGGCTTCGCGCTCGACTTGGGATGTAGCCGCTGCCAGAACCTGGGATGTTTCTGAGCAACCACAGGCGAGGTATTGCAACTGTGGCCCTTCAAATCGAGGTCCACCGTGCCCGCCTTTAAGCCATCCACCCCGCTCAGTAACGCGATCTGCCTTATCTCCAGCGTTCCTTCCACGCTCGCCTGCCAATCCGGATGCGCAAAGTTCTGAAGGCTCGCACTCGCCTTCAGGTTCGACGCCGTCCCCGTATGCAGAACAAGACTTTTCAGCTCGGCTACATTGCGGCCAACCTCGGCCTCGACATGCAGCGTCGAGTCCGCCTCTGGCTCGCTGCCCAACTTCGTCCGCAGATCCTTGAGATCGACCGTTGCGCCATAGTGATCACTCGACGAGATGTAGCGAACTTCCGCATCCAGATCGCGTGCAGCCATATCAAACGGAATCGCGCGATCGTTCAACAGGAAGACACCGTCCGCCAACTCAATCTGCTTTGCCTTCAGATCGAGAAGAGTGTCCATCACAGGTTCTTTACTTGTGCTTGGATGTTTCGGTACAGGCTGGTTGGTCTTCCCATTCTTGTCGATCATGAGATGGACCTGTGGATGGTCTACGCGCAGAAAGTTCAGGCTGATGTGCGATGCGATACCGGTTCCCGCTACATGAGAAAAGAAGCTGAAGATCTTTACCCGCACCTGTATCTTGTCCGCGGAGAGATAAGGCGCTTCTCCTGGGCCTTCAAGACCATGGATAACCAGTCCATCCGCTTCAATCGCCAGATGCCACAGCCTGAAGCTGATGCTCTTCAACTCGACGCGGCCGCCCGTCGCATCCTCCAGCACATTCACAACGGCCTTGCTCACCCGCTGATTGAAGTCCGGCGTCGTCGAATACCAGGAGAATACCGCAACGAGCACAAGCAGCAGAACGCTGAATCCGGCAAAGATCCAAGCGATGATATGCGCGACTCTTCCGCCGAGGGAGCGCTTTACGCTGGCAAGCTTCTTTTCAAGCTTTTCCTCAATCCTGTCCGGCAGCGGTCTCTTCTCTGCGTCGCTCACGGCGCCCCCTCACCGGGCCTTATGATGCGCACCCGCCCCTGCGCCCGCAACGATGTCAGCCAGTCTCGCAACAGATTGCCGACCTGCTGCTGCAACAATACCTCTTCAATTCGCGGAGAGATCGTCTCCAGCTTTGGCGGAGTTACGTGCCGCTCCGCATACTCAGGCAACATCGTTTTTTCGTAGTAGTTTTTGATGTCATCGTCCGAGATTTGAATACCGTTGCGAAACCTCACCTCGATAAACCGTAGTAGCTCCATGCGCTCGCGCCATCGTTTGCGGAACTCTTCGACGGTGAAGCCGTGAGCACCGATATATTTTTCCCAACCCGCGTCGGTCTCACAGTGATATTGCTTGCACTCAGGAATATCCTTACGCAAGGTTAGGAGCTGAGCGTCGAGTTCCTTGTCCGAGACCGACGTCTCAGGCTCCAGTTCCGCCTGCTGCAGGATCAGTATTCGATCGATAAGCCGCCTCACGGTAAGTTCTCGGGAGTGGTTCTCATCGGCTGTCCGATAGGGTTGAATCTCCTCGAAACGCATCTCTTCATCAACATCGCTCTCAAGGATCAGATCACCGTTTGCCACCGCGACAACACGGTCCAGCACAGTTCCCTGCGCCACGCCAGGCGAAGCGGAAGGAGATTCAGGAGACACCGCGGTTTTCTGGGCCTCAAGCGCCGGCACGTACAGCAGTGCAGTCATCACAACCAGCATTACACCGCCCCGCTGCCACCACATGCTCGCATTGTGTTTTTTCGAATGCATTCTAGAAGCTCTGCCCAATGCTGAAGAAAAAGTTGAAATGGCCCGCATGGCCGACATGCGGAGGATTGTTATTGAAGTCGGCGATCACCGGATAGACAGGAGGATCGAGGTTATAGCTGAAGTCCACGCGAATTGGCCCAACGGGAGTCTTATAACGCGCGCCAACTCCCACAGCATGAGAAAAATAGTTAAAGCTGCACGTCCCTACATTCGACGACACATCCGAACAGGTCCGATTATTCGGCTGGTGAAACCGCAGGAAGCTGGGGAACATGTCGTTGGCATTCTGAAATACGTTTCCCATATCGTGAAACAAAACGAAACTGACGCTGTTGCCGACATAAGGCAACGTCGGTGGCGGAAGACGCAGCTCGAACGAGTTTACGAACACCGCTTTTCCGCCTACCGGGAAACCCGTCTGCAGGTCTCTCGGGCCCGCCGCATTGATTCCAAAACCGCGGTGCGAAGAGGCTCCGCCGGCATACAAACGCTCGGGCAATGGCACGGCATCGCAACTGGGGTTCGTTGTCAGTAGATCGCCCTGGCATACGGGACTGCCGGAGTTTGGGTTCTCACCGGATGCTTGTTCATAGCCGATACGTGTGCTCCGCGCCAGAACGTACTTTTGCTTGCCAAACTCGTAATAGGTCGAGTTCGTTCCATCGAGCTTATAGAAATCGGTCTGCGAACCGAACTTCGCCGAGGCGAGAAACGCCTGAATGGTGGTATACGATCCCTTCACGGCATCGAGCGGACTGGGCGAACGCGTGTCATGGAACCATGTAATGGCAGGCCCACCCACGCGAACAGGTTGTGAAAGCAATGGGATCAAGTCCGCCGACACCTGCAGGCTGTTCGGGTCGACCTTGACCCTGCGGTATTGAAAGTCATAGATAAACGTATCGGCGCGCTTCAACTTCTCGGTCACACGAAAGTCGCCCTGTAAGGTGGAAGAAGCAAACGTGGTGATGTCCTGCACATTGGAATATCCGCCCGAAACACTCGCAGAAAAATTCTTCGCTCCGAACAGATGCGGGTTCTGAAAGGTCAACGTCGCAATCTCCTCCAGCAATCCATAGGACCCATGCAGGGTCACCGAGTCCTCTGATCCGCGAAGGTTGATCCTCGACACATCGATTGAAACCCGTGGGCTAATTCCCGCCTTGCCGTCTTGCGAGAAGTTGTTGCACTGGTCGAGCGGTATCCCCAACTGAATGCACGAGGCCTCCGAAATCATGCCTCGGCTCGGCGTTCCCGTTTGCGCCTCAAACCCGAACCCATAGGTCACGTTCCACCGCTTTGCCTCGGTCAACTGCACCAGCACATTCTTTGTCGGCGCATCGCCGGAAGGATTCTGCACTGCCGTCACAACCTCGTTGAAGAGCGCCATGTTGTACAGATTTCGCTGCGTCTGCAGCAGCGCACTCTGGTCGAGTGGATCGCCGGGGTGCACCAGGATGCTCTTTTCTACTACCTTCGGCTTCGTCTTTTCGATTCCTGACAACAACACATGGTTGATAAAAACCTGCGGGCCCTCGGTCACGTTCAGCACAACGTTTACCTTATTGGCGTCAGCCGTATTGTCCTGCTTGACCTCGATCCTCGCCTGATCGAAGCCGTGGCTCAGGTAATACCCCAGTACCGCGTCGCGGTCGCCCGACAGCGTGACCAGCGAAAAGGGCTGGCCCTGCTGAGAATTCATCGAGCCCTTTAATTCTGTCATCCGGCTGGGATCGACGCCGGCCAGATCGATGCTGCCAAACTTCTGCTGCCGTCCTTCGACAACCGTATAGGTCACCCGAATCTGCGCCGCCTTTAGAGGCTTGCCATTCGCCGCGTCATCGATATCCTGCACATCTGTTGTCACCTTCGCCTGATCAAACCCGTTGGCGCGATACAGCGATTCAATCGAGTTGACATCTCCCGTCACCAGCGAAGGGCTATACCTGCCGCTGCGCTGGTAAGCGTTGGACTTCTGCACCTGCATCCTCTCTCGCAACAGGTCGGTCGAGAAGTATTTGTTGCCCTTGATGTTCACCGCAACGACCTTGTGCTTCACTCCACGGTCGACCGTGAACACCACCCGCTCTGACGGCGTGTCCTGCCCGATCATGCGGACTTTTACGCTTGCGTCGAAATATCCGCGTTGCTGCAGGTAGTCGCGAATGTTGTAGACGCCCTCGTTCAGCAAATCGTTGTCGATGGTCCCTTCTTCATAGATCGGAACCAGCAGATGAAGACGGCTCTTCGATAACTTCACCCCTTCCACCTCGACCCTGACCACCGGCCCCTGGTTCGCGTGGAAGTTATAGTCAAGCTGCTTGCGCACCGGAATATAGCTCTGCTTCTGCAGCGTCACGACAGCTTCCAAGTGGTCCTTCTTCTGATATTGAGACCGCAGCCGCGTCAGTGCGTTGCTGGTCGTGTCGCGATTGACCTTTTTCCCGGTCTTCAATCTTCCAGTCTTCTTGAACTGCTCCAGAGTCAGTCCAGGATCGGGACCTTCCATCTCCACCTGCCCGATGCGCGCCTGCGGGCCTACGTCAACCGTGTAGGTCACATTCACCTGTTCTCCAGACTCATCGGTCACGGACTTCACAGAGACTTTCGGCTGGTAATAGCCCTGCTGCTGCAGTGTCTCAGCAATCCCATCCGTTCCGTCCTGCACCGCCGACCGGGTCAGCGCGGTTCCCGGATTGAGCTTGGTCGCATACTCCAGCAGCGAAGAGAGCCGTTCGCTCTTGACTCCTACAATTGTCACCCGGCCAACGTAATAACGAGCTGACCCGGCAAAGATGAGCGTTACCTCGTTACCGTGCCGGATGCCTCGCACCTCGACATCGCGATATCGACCGCTGGCAAATAACCTCCGTATACTCTGGCGAACCTTCTGCGGATCGAACGGTTCACCTGCCTTCTGCGCAAGCTGGCCTGGCAGCTTATCGGTTGCGTCGAAGGTCACGCCCTCAAACTCAATCTTGCCGACCTGCAACCCCTTCCATTGCCACACCGTCGTCGAAAGTCCCGGACCGATATCGGCAAGCGAAGAGTTGATGCGCTGCTGCGCCTGCTCCGGCGTCTCCGTCTTAGAAGCCTGTGGCACAGCTAGCGGGTTGATCACCGCCGAGGGTGCCTGCACTCCATCGGTAGTCGAAGGGATCGGTGCAGGCTCGGGAATGTCCTGCGCGAAAGCAAGCCCGCATAGCAGTACAAAAGCTCCAACGCATCGAGCGGCAATAGCGCACACTGCACCTCCTCTCCGTCGAATCAACACCCCACATCCTCTCTTAAGCCAAAACGACAAACTGACCCGCTATTTCCTGTTTTTCTCTCAATGAGAACAATACCGAATACTCTGCCGGAACAACCTAAAGACTTGCCATTGAACAGGGTTGGATGCCAAAAACTCCTGCAATGTCGGCCAGCGCCGCTCAACCATCCACGCATTCCCTATACTACGAAAGAGCACGCTGTTTTAGCGTGCAACGCTTCGATCATGCCCGAAACTTCCCTTCAGACCGTTGCCCCCCTTCCCTCACCTTCGGCCATCTCCGACGAAGATCGCTATTCCCGCCAGATCCTCTTTCCCGGCATCGGCGCAGCAGGACAGCACAAGCTCGCCTCGGCACATGTTGCCGTCATAGGCGTGGGAGCCACCGGGGCAGCCTCCGCATCGCTGCTCGCCCGCGCCGGAGTAGGTTCACTCACGCTCATCGACCGCGATTTCGTCGAGCCATCGAACCTCCAGCGCCAGGTGCTCTTCGACGAGGCCGACGCGCTCCAATCATTGCCCAAAGCCGAAGCCGCTCGCCGCAAGATCGCGCTCTTCAACTCAGGCGTCTTCGTCCATGCTCACATCGCCGACCTGGTGCCTGCCAATATCGCCGAACTCCTTGGCCCCGCCGACCTCATTCTCGACGCCACCGACAACTTCGAGACCCGTTATCTGCTCAACGACTACGCCGTTCAGCAATCGAAGCCGTGGATCTATGCCGCGGCCATCGGGGCCTACGCCGCAACCATGAACATCGTCCCCGGCAGTGCATCTCCTGATCCCACTGCCTGCCTTGCCTGCATCTTTCCCAAGCCTCCCACCGGCCCGGTCGAGACCTGCGACACCTCCGGCATTCTCGCTACCGCCGTCAATCTCGCGGCATCCATCCAGGTCACCGAAGCCCTGAAATTCCTAACCGGCCAGTCCCGCCTCATGCGCCGTTCTTTACTGTCCTTCGACCTGTGGACGAGCGAGCGCTCCGAGATCTCAACCAGTCACCCCAACCCAGACTGCGTCGTCTGCGGCCAGCGATCGTTCAGCCATCTCGCCGGCGAAGGCCGCCCTCATATCACGCTCTGCGGACGAAACTCCGTTCAAATCCACGAGCATCATCGCCCCATCGACTTCGCTGCCATGCGCGACCGTCTTGCGCCCCACGGACAAGTCCGCTTCAATGAGTTATTGCTCCGCTTCGAGCATGGCCCCCATACCCTCACCCTCTTCGCCGATGGCCGCGCCATCATCCAGGGCACAACCGACGTAACTCTTGCCCGCTCGCTCTATGCTCGCTTTATCGGGTCTTGAGGTTCTGGGTCAAAAGCTCACCAAACCCTTTGAATTCCGTCTCATTCAAGGATGCACACAACCTTTGACCCGAATTCTCCCTCAAACCTAGGAACCTCAAAAATCCTTACGTTTGCGATAAGCTTCAGGCAGGCGACAATGAAGCGATGCACAAACATGGAGTTTAACCCTCATGGAGCAACAAGGCCTACGAATGACTGAAACCAAGCCCGGGCCCAGCCTGTTCAAACGAAATCCGCCGATTGCCGGTGAAGCCGAGGCAATCGAGAGCGCGAAGGCGGGAGACGCTGAGGCGTTCTCCAAGCTCTACGCGCTGCACAAGCGCCGCGTCTACACCCTTTGCCTGCGTATGCTGGGCAATGTCTCCGAAGCAGAAGACATGACCCAGGAGGCATTCCTCCATCTCTTCCGCAAGATCGGCAGCTTTCGCGGCGAGTCGGCCTTCTCCACTTGGTTGCATCGCCTCACCGTCAACCTCGTCCTGATGCATCTGCGCAAAAAAGGCTTGAATCTCGTCTCTCTCGAAGAGACGATCAACCCTTCCGAAGACGACGCGCCAAAACGCGACTTCGGCAGCCGGGACCCACAGCTCGCCGGTTCGGTCGACCGTGTCGCTCTCGAGCGTGCCGTGGCCTCGTTACCGCCCGGCTACCGCATGGTATTCATTCTCCACGACGTCGAAGGCTTCGAGCATAATGAGATTGCCACCATGCTCGAATGCTCCACCGGAAACAGCAAATCTCAGCTACACAAGGCACGACTCAAGCTACGCGAACTGCTTCGTCAACCCGAACAGTCTATCCAGCAAGCGGGCCTCAAGGAGGCCGCTCAATGACTTCGCAGAATTCCAATTCAAAATCCCCTGCCACCATCTCCTGCGCCGACTTTCAGGAGCAGCTTCCCGATCTCTTCGCCTCCGGCGGCAATGGAACTCCGGAAGATCCCATTCTCGTCGATCACCTGAAGACCTGTGAAAACTGTTCGGCCCTCGTCCGGGACCTTCAATACATCGCCGATCAGGCCAGCCTTCTGCTGCAACCTACCCTCGAACCCAGCGACAACGTCTGGAAGAAGATTCAGGAAGGCATGGACTCAGACCGTATCCACGCTGACGCTCACCGCCCTAAATAACCATTCAGCCTAACCAGCACGGCCTTATTGATTTTGCTGTCAAGCCCCCGGAGGCACTGCTGCACTTCGTTTTTGACCACTAAATTACTGCAATCAATCAATTTATTCGTTCAAAAATAAATCCGGGCATACTGCAAATTAGTTTCGCTCCATTCGTTACACTAAAAAAGCATAAGAATTCTTCATATCAGGCCCAGCATTCGTGTTGGGCCTAAACCTTTTAAGACTATTTCCTCTCAGGTGTGGCTTCCTCTGCTTGTCACTCCCAAAGGGAAAGTAGCTCCCTTTTGTTTGTCATTCCCGAAGGGAATCTGCGTTTTGCTCGAATCACCAAAACTACATCTGGAGTAAACCATTTAGAATCAATATTCTACCCATAAGCTCCATCAATGCAATATTTTAGCGGAATAAATTTCGCTATATCACTGATTTTAGACATTTTATGCGTTTTAGGGGGTGGGGGGGGTGGGGTACCTCCCAAAGAGCCCACAGCTAGTTCTTGCAACCCTTCCATCGCCCGTGTATGGTGAATTCATCATGTCGAGCCGCTTCCAGCCCGTCTTTTTTAGCTTCCGCTACTGGCCCATTGCTGCGGCCCCGCGGAACTCTCGCATGACTCTCTGAACCAACAGACACCCTTCAGAGTCTTCGAACTTCCCGAGCCGCGATCCCCAAAGATCGCGGCTTTTGCATGTTCGCCACCCGAAACCAGCCCGAACTAAACTAGAGGAGAGGCCATGATCACCATCCAGACCACCAACCAACCAGACACGCCAACCGAAGCCGGAGTGAAGCCCCCCATCCCGCCGCATCTTCGACGCCTCGTCCTCACCGGATTCATGGGCGCGGGCAAGTCCACGATCGGCCGCGTTCTCGCCTCGCGTCTCGGCTGGACCTTCCTCGATCTCGACACGCACCTTGAGCAGCGCACCGGCGCCACCATTCCCCAGCTCTTCGAGCGCCACGGCGAAGCCCACTTCCGCCGCCTCGAATCCACCGCGCTGGCCTCCGCGCTAGGCCACTCCAATACGGTCCTCGCTCTCGGCGGCGGAACTCCCGAAGGCCTCACCAACCGTCTTCTGCTCGAACAGACCCCTGCGACCTTCACCATCTTCCTCGATGCCCCTTTCCCGGTCCTGTTCGACCGCTGCATGATGCAAGGCCTCTCCCGGCCTGTGCTGGCCGACCCGGATGCGGCACAACTCCGCTTCGCCACTCGCCACCCGCTCTACCTCCGCCTCGCCCACCTCACCATCGATACCGCCGCCATTACGCCGGAAGAGACTGTTGATTTCCTGATCGCCGCACTGAATCAAACTCCGCACTACCGCCTCTGAGCCGCTGCGCGCACACTATCTGCATCCAACTCTGTCAGCAACCCACAGGAGAATAGCGCTGTCCACCTCGATGCCCGACCTTAGCCCCGGCAACAAAGAATCCCGCAAAGCAGTACGCGGCCACATCCTCTTTGCTATCGCCGTCCTGCTTGCCCTCTACCTCGCATGGCATCTGCTTAAAGAGCTGGAGATCATTTACGTCAGCGCCCTCTTCGCGGTGGTGTTGACCCCGATCCTTACCCGTATCAGCAAACTCAATCTCCGCGGCTACCATCCCTCGCGCGTGGTTGCCCTCATCATCCTCATCGTCGGAGTCGCGCTCGCGCTCACCCTCTTCCTGACCTTCGGCCTGCCGCCTGTGCTGCGAGACCTCCGTGGTTTTTCGACCGAGCTTCCCCAGCGCATTCCCGCGACCGTCGACCGCATCAACAGACTTCCCTTTGCCGCCAAATTCAACGTCGATTCCATGATCCAGCGCGCGGAAGGGACTCTCACCGAGACCGCCAGTTATATCTTCACGTCGCTGCCTGCCTGGCTCTCGCATCTCTTCGATATCCTCACCGCCGCCTTCCTCTGCATCTACTTCATGCTTGAAGGCGAATACGCCTACCGCTACTTTCTGTCGTTGTTTCCCTACCAGCAGCGCGCCCGTCTCGACAACACCCTCCAAAAGGCCGAGCTGAAGATCAGCAAGTGGCTC
It encodes:
- a CDS encoding RNA polymerase sigma factor, translated to MTETKPGPSLFKRNPPIAGEAEAIESAKAGDAEAFSKLYALHKRRVYTLCLRMLGNVSEAEDMTQEAFLHLFRKIGSFRGESAFSTWLHRLTVNLVLMHLRKKGLNLVSLEETINPSEDDAPKRDFGSRDPQLAGSVDRVALERAVASLPPGYRMVFILHDVEGFEHNEIATMLECSTGNSKSQLHKARLKLRELLRQPEQSIQQAGLKEAAQ
- a CDS encoding shikimate kinase, with translation MITIQTTNQPDTPTEAGVKPPIPPHLRRLVLTGFMGAGKSTIGRVLASRLGWTFLDLDTHLEQRTGATIPQLFERHGEAHFRRLESTALASALGHSNTVLALGGGTPEGLTNRLLLEQTPATFTIFLDAPFPVLFDRCMMQGLSRPVLADPDAAQLRFATRHPLYLRLAHLTIDTAAITPEETVDFLIAALNQTPHYRL
- a CDS encoding AI-2E family transporter — its product is MPDLSPGNKESRKAVRGHILFAIAVLLALYLAWHLLKELEIIYVSALFAVVLTPILTRISKLNLRGYHPSRVVALIILIVGVALALTLFLTFGLPPVLRDLRGFSTELPQRIPATVDRINRLPFAAKFNVDSMIQRAEGTLTETASYIFTSLPAWLSHLFDILTAAFLCIYFMLEGEYAYRYFLSLFPYQQRARLDNTLQKAELKISKWLFGQGLLMLILGISSTIVFGILHVRYFLLLGVLMGLFNIIPIAGGVITIVVAAGVAALDSWTKMGGVLIFYAIYVNIENAFLTPRIMRSSVNLMGLTVLIALLCGTALAGIVGALVAVPTAALISVLLDEYAVQ